From Nitrospirota bacterium, a single genomic window includes:
- a CDS encoding nitrate oxidoreductase subunit beta: protein RYDVIPGPKVFETQIHGKRFEMYNDTVLGFNKSGKEVARIQVEEPIYIRPAERVNWL, encoded by the coding sequence CCGGTACGATGTGATTCCGGGGCCGAAGGTCTTTGAGACCCAGATTCACGGGAAACGGTTTGAGATGTACAACGATACGGTGCTGGGGTTCAATAAGTCGGGCAAGGAAGTGGCGCGGATTCAGGTGGAGGAGCCGATTTACATTCGGCCCGCCGAGCGCGTCAACTGGCTCTAA